A stretch of DNA from Candidatus Hydrogenedentota bacterium:
TCGGGTTCGGGCTCGTGCGGCCTTTGCCTTTGACGGCAAGCTCGAGCGCGCGGCGCATGTGGCGCCGATCCGTTTCGGCGTCAACCGTAGCGCGTGCGTGTATCGAAGCGGCCATAAAACAATTCGTCCCGTAAGGTACACCTCACCTTCGGGACGCTATACACTAGACCCGCAAACGCCTCCGGAGCGCGCCCGCAAAACGCAACACGCCCGCAGAACCGTCCTGCGGTCTAAGTGTCATCTTCTTTCATCCGGACTATACCGTCGGCCCCGGAGTTCCACCGGATCCTGTGGCAATTGCCACTCGCGGGCTGTACCGCCGATCGGGAATTTCACCCTGCCCCGAAGATGATATGTTGATAATATGTTACCAGAGGGGGAGAAAAACTGTCAATTTGAGCAGTTTTGGTTTCGACGGTTCGCCGACTCGTCCCTGCTAACCCGACAACTCACCTGGAACACGAGCCGAGCACTTCTTTTAATGGCTCCGGCAGCGGCACGGCCTTGCCCACTGCGTAATCCACCCAGGCAATTACTGTCGTTCCGTCTGCCACTACCTCGTCCGTGCCCGCGCGGAAGAGGTGGTGTTCGACCGTGAAGCTCTTCGTACCAACCTTGACGCACCGGATGCCCGCCTCCAACTCAGCGGGATACTGAACTTGCTGGCGGAAGTTGATCGTCGCCGACACAATCGCGGGTGCTTGTCGCTCACCCTCCTTGTACTTGAAGATGTTTACCGACTCGAAGAACTTCATGCGCGCCGTTTCAAAGTAGCGCGAGTACATAGCGTTATTTACGTGCCCGTAGGCGTCCATATCGCCCCAGCGGACGGTGATAGGAACAAGCTGGCGGTATGACCTTCGATAGATTGGGGAATGCACCGACTCAGAGGTCCTTAGCGTAGGTTCGGAGGTGATTGAAGTTCACCGCACTGCCGCCCACGCCGGAAAGATAATGATACAATTGCGAATCGTCCGTTAGTACTACGGCGCCACCCGTGGCAAGTTCGGCGATACCAGCGTCCGCGATCCCAAACTGCAGGAACTCCCTTCGCTGCGCCAACACTGCGGACTCGCGAACGAATTCTTTGCATTGGAATATGATTTGCCGAAGGTTCGCGCGCAGCACGGGTGGTGGAGGGCTTGCGCTATGCCCCATCAGGTTGCTTGCTTCAGACAATATATGCGGCGTGACAAGGTGCACGTCGAATAGACTGAGAGCGTTTTGCAGAACATAGTAGTCTTCATTGGTGAACTGAGCTGTACGCTTGAAAGAAGTAATGCAATTAACGTCCGTTAGCCCAACTATGAGTAGCAAAAGTATGTTGGTGTCAACCACAATCCCTTGTTTCTTGTGCGATTGGCTCAGGCTGAGAAGCTCGTTCACTGAAGCTGCCTGATCTTCATAGCCGATATTTTGCCGTTTTTTCTATCGACAGTGAACGTCTTATATATCCGAATGCGCTTGCCTGTAAACGTGTCGAACGGCCCCTTATCTGACCAGCGCGGATGAAATCCCAGCGTCACATGCCACTCCTGCTCGTCTTCCGAAAGTTCCACCTCTTCAAGCATGATATCCGCGATCCCATCGGAGTCGAGTAATTCGTGAAGGTATGCAGAAGCAATCTTCACTGCTTCTTTAACTTCAATCATATACCTCATCCTCTGAATTAACGCGGATAGTCATCTCTTTCATCGAAAAAGCCACCCCGCGCATGCTAAAGCAATGTTTTCGGGGAACTCAAATCCCGCTGCCTCCTAAATGGATGCCGCATTCCTTGCTGGAATCCGGGTCGAGTTGGTTGAACCAGCGCCAGCGGCCGGCGCGTTTGTCCTCCCATGGCTTGGTGGGCGTGGTGCAGATTTTGCACCCGATGCTGGTGTACCCCATGTCGTAGAGCTTGTTGTAGGGAATTTCGTTCGTGCGGATGTAGGCCCACACCTGATCCTCGGTCCAGTCCGCCAGCGGATTTAGTTTGAGGACGTCGTGCGTTTCCATCCGCACGATTTCCGCCTTCGCGAGTTTCCTTCGCGAATTCGATTGATCGCGGCGGCGCCCGGTAATCAGCGCGTCGACCGTTTCCATCGCACGCTCATTCGGCTCGACTTTGCGAATCGTGCAGCAGTATTCCTGTTTCTCCTTCGTGTCGAAAAACAGATACTCACCATGCCGATCGACCATTTGTTTCACGCGGTTCGGGTCCGGTTCGAACCGTTCGATTTTGATTCCGTACTTTTTTTCGATCGCATCGATGACCTGGTACGTTTCATCCGGCAAACGCCAGGTATCAATCGTGAAGATGCGCAGCTTGGGCGCGACTCGGCTCGCCATTTCGATCTGCACGCAGCCGGTGTTCTGCAGGCTCGTCTGGATCGCGGCGCGGTCGCCGTAGGTTTCGTAGGCCCACTTGAGCATCTCTTCGGGCCCAAGGCCTTCAAGGTGTTCGAGCAAATCTGTCTGCGCAACGGTAGCCATCTTATACGTGAACAACACCCGCGAGGTGCTGTTTTACTCCATCGACACCGACGCGCGCCGACCAATCGCCGAAGCGCTCGCCGTTATTGCGGTTTGCTTTCCACGCGCTCAACAGCGCGGACACGGCCGCCGCGATGTCCTTGCCTGTCAGCTTCTCCGCGACGAGTTCGTTCAATCGCGTGCCGTTGAAATCGCCGCCGGTGTAGATGACGTAGCGATCCGATCCGCTCCCGACAATACCGATCTCCGCCGAGCGTGGGCGCGAGCAGTTGTTCGGGCATCCACTCATGCGAATGATCACATCCGAGTCGCCGTGACCCGCCGCTTCGATGTCGTGAATAATGCCCGGCATGGCGCGTTCCGATTCCGCCAGCGCGAGACCGCAGAAGGGGAGAGCGGGGCAGGCCATTTCCATGCGGCGCAACGGTGAGATTCCGTCGTCTGTCGGAATGCCGTGCGCATCGAGCAGCGCCTGGACCTTCGGCACGTCTTCGTCGCGAATATGCGAGAGGATGACATTGTGATGCGGCGTCAGCCGCACGCCGCACCTGAACTGCTCGACAATCTTTCGCAACCCGCTGCGGAACTTGTACGACCCGTCGAAATCGCGAATGCGCCCGTTCTCGATCCACACGCCCACGTAGTTCAGTCCCTGCTGAATTTGCTTGTGCCAGCCGAGGTAGTCGGGCTGATCGGTGGGTTTGACGCCGCGCGGGGGCGCGTAGGTGCGGCCCGCGTACTCGAAGACCGTCGCGGCGAACTTGTCCCAGCCCCAGTCGTCGATCAGGTATTTCATGCGCGCGTGACGCCGGTTCGCACGCCCGCCGTGATCGCGTTGCACTTTCACGATCGCTTCGAGCAGCGGAACCAATTCGTCTTCATTCACGAACGCAATGGCCGTGGCCATGCGCGCGTAGGTCTCCGGTTTGCGGTGCGTGTATCCCAGACCGCCGCCGGCCAACACTTCGTACCCGACAATCGCGCCGTCTTTCGTTACTGCGATGATGCCGACATCCTGTGTGTACACATCGACCGAATTGTCGAAGTCAGCCGCCAAACCGATTTTGAACTTTCGGGGCAGGTAGGTCTTTCCGTATATCGGGTCCTCGACGGTTTCCTTCGGCGCGGCAATCTCGTACGTGCCGTCCTCGTGCGTCTTCACTTTTTCGTCGTCGATCCAGAGGTCGTAGTACGACCGCGTTTTCGGCATGAAGTGATCGCTGATGCGCCGCGCAATGTCGATCAGGTCCGCGCTGCACTTCGCGTACCGCTGATCGATATCCGCTACCGGCGCCGCCATCGTGTTGCGAACGACATCTCCGCAGCCGCCGAAGCTCGTCATCTTCCCGAACACGTTGAGGTCGTGAATCAGGGGGCGCAGATTGCCTTTTATGACGCCGTGAAATTGAAAGTCCTGCCGCGAGGTGACGCGCAAATCGTCCTGGCCATATTTCCCGCATAAGTCATCGCACACCAAATACTGTTCCGCGCTGAGCGCCCCGCCGGGAAACTTCGTACGGACCATGAACTTGTAGTCCCAGTCCAGCCCCTGTTTTTTGCGCTCGGTGCGCGTATCGCGGTCGTCCTGCTGATACGAGCCGTGATGCTTGATGAGCTGCGTCGACGGATCGCTCAGGTAGGGATTGGCGTCGCCGATCTCGGTTATGAGCGCGCCATAAAGCCCAAGACTGTTTTCCTTTATGCCTTCGACAGGCGTGAGCTTTGCGCCCGAGCCGTTTTCATCCTTTTCATCAGCCATCCGTCACGTTCCTTCACGTTGTAGCGAGCAAGCCTCAATCATTACATACACGATAATGAAAGTCAATTATTCCCAATCTCAAGCGGTTTCATGCGTTAGCAGGGCCGGAGCGCGCTGGCTGGACCGAGTCTAATTGCAAATCAAAGGACTCTAAAAAAATCTCTTGATTAGTATACTTAACTTGTGTATCATTCGGCTTAACAAGGCCCGCCTCCGGTGACGGATAAGGCGTTAAGAGCGTCCAGGCTGCCTATCCGCAGCCGAACTGCCCTGAACCGCCGGGTATCCGAAGGGGAAGCGCAGCCTTGTGTTGGTAAAGGCATTGGCAAAAAAGCCAGGCCTGAGCGACCGCGGCCGGTTACGTTTGGCGACTTCCCGGCGACGATGCGCTCAGGCCGGCGTAGGAGACATCTGCCATGAATCGTTCCACCCGCATCGGCTTCACGCTCATCGAACTGCTTGTCGTCATCGCCATTATAGCGATCCTGGCGGCAATACTGCTACCGGCATTGGCCCGCGCACGCGAGGCCGCGCGCCGCGCAAGCTGCCAGAACAACCTCAAACAGTGGGGGATCGTATTTAAGATGTTCGCCGGAGAGTCCGATGGCGAACGCTATCCGCGCCTCCAAACATCGTGGGAGAAGATCACGAACTGCGACACCGGCGCGACGGTCTACCCCGCGATTCCGTTTGTGGGCGCACCCACTCACTGGCTCAACCCGCAAATGAGCGAAGTGTACCCGGAGTATCTGACGGACGTTGCGCTCGCGTCGTGTCCATCCAGCGCGCTCGTCTCGCGGGAGGATTTCACAAACCCGGCGACGGGCGAGTCCGAAGCCCACTTGGTGTGTTTCGAGAATGTCCCCGGACCGACTTTCGGTAAATGGACGAAGGAGCGCGGAATGCCGCTGCTCGATGAAGCCTACTGGTACACCGGCTATGTGCTTGATCGCACGGACGAAGACGATCCGCAGGCGCCCATATCCGAACTCGAAAGCGATGCGATCGGCGACGGCCCCGCGCAACTCGTGTACGGCATGGCGCTCGCCATTGGCAATTTCTTCGGCGGCGAAGTCGGCCAGGATCTTGACCTCTCTTCGTATGGTTCGGGTCTTGGCAACGCGGGTGGGGACACGGTTCGCCGGCTGCGCGAAGGCGTCGAACGGTTCTTGATTACGGATATCAACAGTCCCGCCGGGTCGGCGCAGGCCCAGAGCGAGGTGTGGATTTACACCGACCGCCTCAGCAGCGACGTCTCCCAGTACAACCACATCCCCGGCGGCGCCAACGTGCTCTACATGGATGGGCATGTCGAGTTCGTCAAGTACAACGACGAAGCGCCCGTGCTTCCCGGAGTGGCGGAAGTCTTTGGGCAGTTGAGCCTGCACGGTTAGCAGGCGTTTGGCGCCAGGCGCATGCCGCCCTTCTTCTCGATTGGGGACGGCATGCGCCGGCCCCGCCCCATTGCATGTAACCAACAATCCTTATTTCACGGAGAAATACTTCAGTCATGTGCACCAGAAATCTCTGTCGTTCGCTTCGGAAGGAATGCCGCTGCAACCTTGTCTGTGTTGCCGCCGTGCTCCTGTCACTTCTGTCGTTCGGTTGCACCCCACATACGGTTGACGCGGCGGATTCGTCGTCCGGATTGAAAACGGGGGTGCTGCTTGTCAATCACGGATCACATTCGGAGACTTGGCGGAACGCGCTGCTCGAACTCGAACAAAACGTGAGCGCCGAGATACTTGAGTCAGGGTATGTGCAAGGGACCAAAACGGCGTTCATGGAATACAACGAACCGTCCATCGCCACCCGCTTGAAGGAGTTCGATCGGGAAGGCTACACGGACGTGATCATTGTTCCCGTCTTCCTGACGGTAAGTCCGCACTCCTTCGAGGACATTCCGACAATCATCGGACAGAAAGAGGACCCCAACTCGATGGAGATGTTGAAGCTGGAACGCATCGAGCGGTACACGCCCAAGGCGCGGTCGCGCATATCGCCCCTGCTCGATTTCACCGACATTCTCGAGAAGAACGTGCTGCGGCGCGTCGCGGCGTTGTCCCAGCACCCGGAGAAGGAGGGACTTGTCTTGATCGGATACGGCGACGAGACGTACGAGAGGGAGTGGGGGCAACTCTTTGATCGGGTCGCCGAACACGTGAAACAACACACGGGAATTGCCGAGCACTCGTATGGATGGTGCGGCCACATCGCCCATTACGATCCCAAGCAAACAACGGAAGCGGTGGAGAAGGTTTTGTCCAAGAAGGAAAACGCCATTGTCATACCGGTGTTAGTGGCCCACGACGAGAATTTCCAGATTGGCATCATTGGAAAAGGGATCGAGGGCGTGAAAGACGGAAAAGCGAAAGTCCGCTACAAACCCGACGCGATACTGCCCGACCCTGAGGTCGAACGCTGGGTCACGGCAACCGCGATCGAGCATGCGAAACAGGCCGCACAACCGCGTTTGTAGGCCGCCATGCCTCGAAGGACGAAGTACAGGCTGCGAAGGCTGAACATCGCGACGCACCGGGACCTCGGGTATTTCTTCTCGTCGTTGATCGTTGCGTACTGCATTTCAGGCATTGCATTGAACCACGTGGACGATTGGAACCCCGATTTCATTGTGCACAAACAAACCGTGCGGCTTGACCGGGCCTACACGAAGGCAGAGATCGACGACCTCGCGATCGCCGCGTTCGGGACGTTGGTGGGCGAGGAGCGGTACAAGGTATATGACTTTCCCACGCAGGACCAGGTGAAAATCTACTACGACGACGCGTCGCTGCACGTCTACCTTTCCGAACAGGAGGGTAAGTACGAGCGGATTGTCAGACGGCCCGTTTTCTACCAGGTCAACGTGTTGCACCGGAACAGTCTGAAGGGTTGGAAATGGGCATCCGACATCTTTGCCGCCATGTTGATCCTGATTAACGTCACGGGGCTGTTCATCCTGAAGGGGAAACACGGCATCGGGGGCCGGGGCAAGTGGCTGATCGCCGCTGGATTCGCCCCGCCCCTGATCGCCGTACTCATCCATGCGTTCCGGTGAGCCGCGCCGGATCGTTGCGCCCGGCCGGCTTTACCTTACAGCCCCTGCACGAACTTCGGGGTCCGCCCGATCAGATTGAGGAACTCCGAACGCGTCGCTGAATCCTTCAGAAAACTTCCGAGCACCGACGACGTGGACATGATGGAATGCTGTTTTTCGACGCCGCGCATCATCATGCACATGTGCCGGGCTTCGATGACGACGCCCACGCCTTCGGCGCTGGTGACATTCATCACTTCCTGCGCGATCTCGTGGGTCAATCGCTCCTGTATCTGCAGGCGCCGCGCATAAAAATCGACGATTCGCGACAACTTGCTGAGACCGATCACCTTTTCCTGCGCGACGTATCCGATGTGGCACACGCCGAAAAAAGGCAGGATGTGGTGTTCGCACAGGCTGTACAGTTCAATATCGCGAGAAATGATCATGTTGTTCGCGTGCGACTCGAATACGGCCCCATTCACGATCTCGTTCAAGTCCGCCCGATACCCGGACGTCAGGTAGTCGTACGCTTCGGCCACGCGCTCCGGCGTTTTGAGCAGGCCCTCGCGATTCGGGTCTTCCCCGATCTCGACGAGCAGTTCGCGTACGAGTTGTTCCACACGTTTAATGTTCACGTCTTGACTCCTCGGCGACGATTCGCCGGCACGCTTCGGTGACGTCCGGATCCACGCAAAGCCCCGCTATTGGCAGCCCCGCGGCGATCTCGCGTAACGTCGTAGTCGTTCCCGCCACGACCCAATCCGGGGCGATCTCCGCCAATGGGACCGCAAGAAAAGGCCGATGCTGAATGTCCGGATCGGGAATGTGTAAACCCGGCTCGCAGACTATTGTATTCCCGTACAGGGCGATATCGAAATCGATCGCGCGGGGCGCGTACTTGTCCGCCGTCCGAATTCGCCCCAACCGCGCCTCGATACCGCGTAACACATCGAACTTCAGGTCGCGCGCTGAAATGCCGGTGCGAATGCGGCACGCTCCGTTGAGGAATTCCGGCTGCCCCGGCGCGCCCAATGCCGCTGACCGATAGAAGGTCGATACCGATACGATGAAAACACTTTCCTTCAGCAGGGCGAGCGCCCGAGGCACGTTGCTTTCCGGCGTGATGTTCGATCCGATCGCGAGGAGGACTTCGGTTTGGCCGCCTTCAGCCGGCATGACCGTCGCGATGGCGCGTGATCTCGATCGCTACGCTTCTCGCGAACCGCAGCGCGCCCGGTTTGTCCACCGAAACGTGGACCATTTGCACGCGCGGTTCGCGCAGGCACGTGTCCGCGATCGCTTGGGCCAACCCTTCGATTAGAAAGAAGCTCGAATTCTCGACGAGCGCGAGGATCGACTGCTTGACACGCTTGTAGTCAACCGTGTCGTCGATGCTGTCGCTCGAACACGCGTCGCGCAGGTCAGCCTCCATCACGACCGTGATTATCACATCCTGCTTGTTTACGCGCTCTTCGGGATTGATCCCGACGATACACTGGCTCGCCAGTTCGCGAATGCAGATTCGGTCGAGAGGCCTAGCCACCGTACATATTTCCCCGCAGGTTTCGCCCGCCGTCCACGTAAATCGTTTGCCCCGTGATGAAATCACTCTTCAACAGAAAAAGTATCGCGGCGGTCACATCGTCGGCGCAACCGTAGCGGTTTAGCAGGTTCGAGGACGCCAGACCCGCGAGATACGATTCGTCCTTGCCCGCCGGCGGCAGCACAAGGCCCGGTGCGATGCCGTTCACGCGAATGAGCGGCGCCAGCTCGACCGCCATGATCCGTGTCAGCGTGTGAAGCATGCGCTTGCTCAAGTGATATGCCAGGTGTTTTCTGTCGTAGTCCGCGATCATGCAGTCCAACATATTCACCACTGCGCCGGGCTTCCCGTGCGCGTGCATCGCGCGCGCCAGCAGCGCGGGGGACAGGGCATGCAGATTCATGTTTGCATGGACTTCGTCAGCCGTAAGCCCTTCAAGTGTCGACTCCGGAAAACGTGATGCGTTGTTGATCAGAATGTCGATGTTCCCCGCCGACGCTATCGCCTTCTCCATTACCGTCGCAGCCGCGTCGGGATCGGACAAATCGCCCTGGACCGTCCAGGCGCGCACGCCGGTCTTCTCGATTTGATGTGCCAGCGTATCCGCCTCGGCCGATGACGAGCCGAAGTGAATAACGACGTTCGCGCCCTCCGCGGCCAGCGCAAGCGCCGTAGCGCGGCCCAAACGTTTCGCACCACCCGTGACGATAGCGGTTTTTCCGGATAGGGAAATCATGATGGGGAGAGTATCACAGATTCCCCGCGTCTCAGTGGACGAAACTAATGCGGGGCGCCGCCCGGCGAATTCGCGGCTGTTTCGTCGACCCACACCTCTTCCGCGCCCGACGTTTTCGGGGCCTCGAATTCGCCCCCGGTCAACGCCGATGCGCCGATACGTTTGAGTCCGTTCAACGCCGCGATTTTGTAGGCTTCCGCAAGCGTCGGGTAGTTGAACACAGTGTCCACGAAGTAACTGATCGAACCTCCGAACGACATCACGGCCTGGCCGATATGCAGCAGTTCGGAGGCCCCATCGCCGATGATATGCACGCCCAACAGTCTGCCGGTCTTTTGATGGAAGACCAGCTTCAGAATGCCCGTCTCGTCGCCCATGATCTTGCCTTTGGAGACTTCGCGGTACCGCGCGATGCCGATCTCGTAGGGCACCTCCTCGTCCATCAGCTCGCGTTCGGTCTTCCCAACCATCGAGATTTCCGGGATCGTGTAAATTCCGTACGGCAGCAATTGCGCCTCGACCTTGAACGGCACGCCGAACGCGCGGCACGCCGCCTGCCTTCCCTGTTCCATCGACGTAGAGGCCAGCGCCGGAAAACCGATGATGTCGCCCGCGGCGTAGATGTGCGGCACATTGGTCTGAAGGTTTTCGTTCACCTCGATTAACCCGCGCGAACTCGATTTTACGCCCGCCGCGTCGAGATTCAACGCCTCGATCGCGCCCGCGCGCCCCGACGCAAACAGGAGCATGTCGGTTTTGATCTCGCGGCCGTTAGACAGCGTCGTAATGACCTTGCGGTTATCGTCTTCCCGGATCTCCTTGAAGTCCTTGCCGAGATAGAGCGTCACGCGCTCGTTGCGCATGTGATAGGTGAGCGCCTCGCAAATTTCCGGGTCGACAAAGCGAAACAACTCCGTGCGCCGATCGAGCAAGCGCGTATCGACGCCGATCGCCGCGAACATGCACGCGTATTCCGTTCCGATGACCCCGGCGCCAATGATCAGCATGCTCTTCGGCAACGTATCGAGATCGAAATCCCGCTCGAAGAGACGATCGGTATCGATGATATTGCGCGCGTTGAATGGCACTCGATCCGCGCGATAGGGCACCGTGCCCGCCGCAATAATGATCTTCTCCGCCTCGACCGTCGTCAGATTATCGGCGGACGAAACCGCCACCACGTTGGGCGACTCAAATCGCGCCGTGCCGTTGAGTATCTCGACTCCGGTGCGCATCATGCGGTCGCGCGCCACTTCGACCTCGTGCTGGATGACCTGATTGATGCGCTGGCGCAACTCGCCAAACGTCACGCGGCGCTTCACCGCGTAGCTGCGCCCGTACGCCGCGCGGTGCCGGAACCCGGAGAAATGCAGGATCGCCTCGCGCAACGTCTTGCTCGGTATCGTGCCGAGGTTTGTGCACACCCCGCCGACGACGTCCTGCTTTTCGACGATAACGACTCGCTTGCCGAGTTTTACCCCCTGGATGGCGGCGCGCTGTCCCGCCGGTCCCGATCCAATGACAAGCAGATCAACCTTCTGCATTCGGTCTACCCCCTCTGCCCGGGTCCAACCCTTGCATTAACGCTTCCCGATCGAACGCATGATGATAATCGTATTCGTCTCCGTAATCGATCTTGCGCTCGGACCCCGTTTCCCGCGGTTATTCATCGCCTGCAGCACGTCCGTATGCACTGCACCAGATATTCCACCGCGTCGTCGGTCAAACGCGGATGAATCGGCAGCGTTACCTGCGTCTCGAAAATCGCCTCCGCGTTCGGGAATTGCCCCGGCCTGAACCCGCGCCGCTGGAACGCCGTGCTCCAGTGCAGCGGAATGTAGTGCGTGCCGATTTTGATACCGAACTCCGCGATCATCGTCGCGATGAATTGGTCTTTTGCCATGCCAAACTCGCGCGCATCGATGCGAAGCGGGAACAGGTGAAACACGTGCTTGTTGCCCGG
This window harbors:
- a CDS encoding DUF1559 domain-containing protein, with amino-acid sequence MNRSTRIGFTLIELLVVIAIIAILAAILLPALARAREAARRASCQNNLKQWGIVFKMFAGESDGERYPRLQTSWEKITNCDTGATVYPAIPFVGAPTHWLNPQMSEVYPEYLTDVALASCPSSALVSREDFTNPATGESEAHLVCFENVPGPTFGKWTKERGMPLLDEAYWYTGYVLDRTDEDDPQAPISELESDAIGDGPAQLVYGMALAIGNFFGGEVGQDLDLSSYGSGLGNAGGDTVRRLREGVERFLITDINSPAGSAQAQSEVWIYTDRLSSDVSQYNHIPGGANVLYMDGHVEFVKYNDEAPVLPGVAEVFGQLSLHG
- the folK gene encoding 2-amino-4-hydroxy-6-hydroxymethyldihydropteridine diphosphokinase, yielding MPAEGGQTEVLLAIGSNITPESNVPRALALLKESVFIVSVSTFYRSAALGAPGQPEFLNGACRIRTGISARDLKFDVLRGIEARLGRIRTADKYAPRAIDFDIALYGNTIVCEPGLHIPDPDIQHRPFLAVPLAEIAPDWVVAGTTTTLREIAAGLPIAGLCVDPDVTEACRRIVAEESRREH
- a CDS encoding acyl-CoA thioesterase, whose protein sequence is MHSPIYRRSYRQLVPITVRWGDMDAYGHVNNAMYSRYFETARMKFFESVNIFKYKEGERQAPAIVSATINFRQQVQYPAELEAGIRCVKVGTKSFTVEHHLFRAGTDEVVADGTTVIAWVDYAVGKAVPLPEPLKEVLGSCSR
- the folE gene encoding GTP cyclohydrolase I FolE encodes the protein MRTSPKRAGESSPRSQDVNIKRVEQLVRELLVEIGEDPNREGLLKTPERVAEAYDYLTSGYRADLNEIVNGAVFESHANNMIISRDIELYSLCEHHILPFFGVCHIGYVAQEKVIGLSKLSRIVDFYARRLQIQERLTHEIAQEVMNVTSAEGVGVVIEARHMCMMMRGVEKQHSIMSTSSVLGSFLKDSATRSEFLNLIGRTPKFVQGL
- a CDS encoding PepSY-associated TM helix domain-containing protein → MPRRTKYRLRRLNIATHRDLGYFFSSLIVAYCISGIALNHVDDWNPDFIVHKQTVRLDRAYTKAEIDDLAIAAFGTLVGEERYKVYDFPTQDQVKIYYDDASLHVYLSEQEGKYERIVRRPVFYQVNVLHRNSLKGWKWASDIFAAMLILINVTGLFILKGKHGIGGRGKWLIAAGFAPPLIAVLIHAFR
- a CDS encoding SDR family oxidoreductase, which gives rise to MISLSGKTAIVTGGAKRLGRATALALAAEGANVVIHFGSSSAEADTLAHQIEKTGVRAWTVQGDLSDPDAAATVMEKAIASAGNIDILINNASRFPESTLEGLTADEVHANMNLHALSPALLARAMHAHGKPGAVVNMLDCMIADYDRKHLAYHLSKRMLHTLTRIMAVELAPLIRVNGIAPGLVLPPAGKDESYLAGLASSNLLNRYGCADDVTAAILFLLKSDFITGQTIYVDGGRNLRGNMYGG
- a CDS encoding cobalamin biosynthesis protein CbiX, which produces MCTRNLCRSLRKECRCNLVCVAAVLLSLLSFGCTPHTVDAADSSSGLKTGVLLVNHGSHSETWRNALLELEQNVSAEILESGYVQGTKTAFMEYNEPSIATRLKEFDREGYTDVIIVPVFLTVSPHSFEDIPTIIGQKEDPNSMEMLKLERIERYTPKARSRISPLLDFTDILEKNVLRRVAALSQHPEKEGLVLIGYGDETYEREWGQLFDRVAEHVKQHTGIAEHSYGWCGHIAHYDPKQTTEAVEKVLSKKENAIVIPVLVAHDENFQIGIIGKGIEGVKDGKAKVRYKPDAILPDPEVERWVTATAIEHAKQAAQPRL
- the folB gene encoding dihydroneopterin aldolase, whose amino-acid sequence is MARPLDRICIRELASQCIVGINPEERVNKQDVIITVVMEADLRDACSSDSIDDTVDYKRVKQSILALVENSSFFLIEGLAQAIADTCLREPRVQMVHVSVDKPGALRFARSVAIEITRHRDGHAG
- a CDS encoding NADPH-dependent assimilatory sulfite reductase hemoprotein subunit; the encoded protein is MADEKDENGSGAKLTPVEGIKENSLGLYGALITEIGDANPYLSDPSTQLIKHHGSYQQDDRDTRTERKKQGLDWDYKFMVRTKFPGGALSAEQYLVCDDLCGKYGQDDLRVTSRQDFQFHGVIKGNLRPLIHDLNVFGKMTSFGGCGDVVRNTMAAPVADIDQRYAKCSADLIDIARRISDHFMPKTRSYYDLWIDDEKVKTHEDGTYEIAAPKETVEDPIYGKTYLPRKFKIGLAADFDNSVDVYTQDVGIIAVTKDGAIVGYEVLAGGGLGYTHRKPETYARMATAIAFVNEDELVPLLEAIVKVQRDHGGRANRRHARMKYLIDDWGWDKFAATVFEYAGRTYAPPRGVKPTDQPDYLGWHKQIQQGLNYVGVWIENGRIRDFDGSYKFRSGLRKIVEQFRCGVRLTPHHNVILSHIRDEDVPKVQALLDAHGIPTDDGISPLRRMEMACPALPFCGLALAESERAMPGIIHDIEAAGHGDSDVIIRMSGCPNNCSRPRSAEIGIVGSGSDRYVIYTGGDFNGTRLNELVAEKLTGKDIAAAVSALLSAWKANRNNGERFGDWSARVGVDGVKQHLAGVVHV
- a CDS encoding phosphoadenylyl-sulfate reductase, whose protein sequence is MATVAQTDLLEHLEGLGPEEMLKWAYETYGDRAAIQTSLQNTGCVQIEMASRVAPKLRIFTIDTWRLPDETYQVIDAIEKKYGIKIERFEPDPNRVKQMVDRHGEYLFFDTKEKQEYCCTIRKVEPNERAMETVDALITGRRRDQSNSRRKLAKAEIVRMETHDVLKLNPLADWTEDQVWAYIRTNEIPYNKLYDMGYTSIGCKICTTPTKPWEDKRAGRWRWFNQLDPDSSKECGIHLGGSGI
- the sthA gene encoding Si-specific NAD(P)(+) transhydrogenase is translated as MQKVDLLVIGSGPAGQRAAIQGVKLGKRVVIVEKQDVVGGVCTNLGTIPSKTLREAILHFSGFRHRAAYGRSYAVKRRVTFGELRQRINQVIQHEVEVARDRMMRTGVEILNGTARFESPNVVAVSSADNLTTVEAEKIIIAAGTVPYRADRVPFNARNIIDTDRLFERDFDLDTLPKSMLIIGAGVIGTEYACMFAAIGVDTRLLDRRTELFRFVDPEICEALTYHMRNERVTLYLGKDFKEIREDDNRKVITTLSNGREIKTDMLLFASGRAGAIEALNLDAAGVKSSSRGLIEVNENLQTNVPHIYAAGDIIGFPALASTSMEQGRQAACRAFGVPFKVEAQLLPYGIYTIPEISMVGKTERELMDEEVPYEIGIARYREVSKGKIMGDETGILKLVFHQKTGRLLGVHIIGDGASELLHIGQAVMSFGGSISYFVDTVFNYPTLAEAYKIAALNGLKRIGASALTGGEFEAPKTSGAEEVWVDETAANSPGGAPH